The proteins below are encoded in one region of Tsuneonella sp. CC-YZS046:
- a CDS encoding ribonuclease T2 family protein — protein sequence MKRAALTLLVSALLLASGTHAFAQAYQCRVPQGQLSVPRIAPDGPARRTPVTGYTLALSWSPEFCRGREASGAHKRQCSGRDGRFGLIVHGLWPEGTGGNWPQWCSASSPSPDTLRPHLCMMPSERMMAHEWAKHGSCMVRRPENYFKVSAILWRSLRLPDLDRLSRRKDLDAGTLRKSFTAANPGWKQEQVGLQLNHNGWLEEIRLCYGKDFMPARCDARRYGPKDKTPVKIWRGL from the coding sequence GTGAAACGCGCCGCACTGACCCTGCTTGTCTCCGCGCTGTTGCTCGCCTCCGGCACGCACGCATTCGCGCAGGCCTATCAATGCCGTGTTCCGCAAGGGCAGCTATCGGTCCCCAGGATCGCGCCTGACGGCCCTGCGCGCCGCACGCCCGTCACCGGCTATACGCTGGCCCTGAGCTGGTCGCCGGAATTCTGCCGGGGCAGGGAGGCCAGCGGGGCGCACAAGCGGCAATGCAGCGGCAGGGATGGGCGGTTCGGCCTGATAGTGCATGGGTTATGGCCGGAAGGCACGGGCGGGAACTGGCCGCAATGGTGCTCCGCCAGCAGCCCATCGCCCGACACGTTGCGGCCGCACCTCTGCATGATGCCGTCCGAGCGGATGATGGCCCATGAATGGGCCAAGCATGGCAGCTGCATGGTGCGCCGCCCGGAAAACTACTTCAAGGTTTCGGCCATCCTGTGGCGTTCCCTGCGCCTGCCCGATCTCGACCGGCTTTCCCGGCGCAAGGATCTGGATGCCGGCACGCTTCGCAAGAGCTTCACCGCCGCCAATCCCGGCTGGAAGCAGGAACAGGTGGGCCTGCAACTCAATCATAATGGCTGGCTGGAGGAAATCCGGCTTTGCTACGGCAAGGATTTCATGCCCGCGCGCTGCGATGCCCGGCGCTACGGGCCGAAAGACAAAACGCCCGTAAAGATCTGGCGAGGGTTGTGA
- the nadC gene encoding carboxylating nicotinate-nucleotide diphosphorylase, translating into MSNWHIEGFDLDRFVRATLDEDLGVGAPGGGRDVTAQSVIPAEARFSGVMDSRDPIVVAGLPVAAAFFHMLDPDMTIEILVGEGEEVSGGTDLMRLSGNARAMLTAERSALNTVQHLSGIATTTRQYVAAMGDAGAVLLDTRKTIPGLRRLEKYATRMGGARNHRMGLWDAAMIKDNHILVAGNVGEAVRRARDAGVKDIICEVDRIDQIEPALEAGASHLLLDNMAPQTLREAVALVAGRVPCEASGGVNLQTIGAIAATGVDFVSVGRLTQSAPAADIGLDFTPL; encoded by the coding sequence GTGAGCAATTGGCACATCGAAGGTTTCGACCTCGACCGCTTCGTGCGCGCCACATTGGATGAAGATCTGGGTGTCGGCGCCCCGGGCGGGGGGCGGGACGTGACGGCGCAAAGCGTCATTCCGGCAGAAGCGCGCTTTTCCGGGGTAATGGATAGCCGCGACCCCATCGTCGTGGCGGGGCTGCCGGTCGCCGCCGCCTTCTTCCACATGCTCGATCCCGACATGACAATCGAAATTCTGGTTGGCGAGGGCGAGGAAGTATCCGGCGGGACGGACCTGATGCGCCTGTCCGGCAATGCCCGCGCCATGCTCACGGCGGAACGCAGCGCGCTCAACACCGTGCAGCACCTTTCCGGCATTGCCACCACGACCCGCCAGTATGTCGCCGCCATGGGCGATGCCGGGGCCGTGCTGCTGGATACGCGCAAGACCATTCCGGGCCTGCGCCGCCTGGAAAAATACGCCACCCGGATGGGCGGCGCCCGCAATCACCGCATGGGGCTGTGGGACGCCGCGATGATAAAGGACAACCATATCCTGGTGGCGGGCAATGTGGGCGAGGCTGTCCGCCGCGCCCGCGACGCCGGCGTGAAGGACATCATCTGCGAGGTGGACCGGATCGACCAGATCGAACCGGCATTGGAGGCCGGGGCAAGCCACCTGCTGCTGGACAATATGGCGCCGCAAACCCTGCGCGAGGCGGTCGCGCTGGTGGCGGGCCGGGTCCCCTGCGAGGCTTCGGGCGGCGTGAATCTCCAGACCATCGGCGCGATTGCCGCAACCGGGGTGGACTTCGTCTCGGTCGGGCGGCTGACCCAAAGCGCGCCCGCAGCCGATATCGGGCTGGATTTCACGCCTCTGTGA
- a CDS encoding LytTR family DNA-binding domain-containing protein, whose amino-acid sequence MTIRTILVDDEKLAIQGLELRLQAFPDVEIIDTCANGREAIRKIKTEKPDLVFLDIQMPGFDGFSVVKGVMEIEPPLFVFVTAYQEHAVRAFEANAVNYLMKPVDGDRLADTLDRVRTRLAEKRSAEEAEKLKTVLAEVAPDAIDQMPEDEESSSRYEKLINVKDRGQIFRVDVDSIEHIEAAGDYMCIYTGDNSLILRETMKDLERRLDPRVFQRVHRSTIVNLDKVRQVKPHTNGECFLLLESGAQVKVSRSYRDVVARFVH is encoded by the coding sequence ATGACCATCCGCACCATACTTGTCGATGACGAGAAACTAGCAATTCAGGGCCTGGAACTTCGACTCCAGGCCTTTCCCGATGTCGAGATCATCGACACCTGCGCCAATGGCCGGGAAGCGATCCGCAAGATCAAGACCGAAAAACCCGATCTCGTGTTTCTGGATATCCAGATGCCCGGATTCGACGGCTTCTCCGTAGTGAAGGGGGTGATGGAGATCGAACCGCCCCTGTTCGTGTTCGTGACCGCCTATCAGGAACACGCCGTCCGCGCGTTCGAGGCCAACGCCGTGAATTACCTGATGAAGCCGGTGGACGGGGACAGACTGGCCGATACGCTGGACCGGGTCCGCACGCGTCTGGCGGAGAAACGTTCCGCCGAAGAAGCCGAAAAGCTCAAGACCGTGCTGGCCGAAGTCGCACCGGACGCGATCGACCAGATGCCGGAGGACGAGGAAAGCTCCTCCCGCTACGAAAAGCTCATCAATGTGAAAGACCGCGGGCAGATTTTCCGCGTGGACGTCGATTCGATCGAGCATATTGAGGCCGCCGGCGATTACATGTGCATCTACACCGGCGACAATTCGCTGATCCTGCGCGAAACGATGAAGGATCTGGAACGCAGGCTCGATCCGCGCGTGTTCCAGCGCGTGCATCGCTCGACCATCGTCAATCTGGACAAGGTCCGGCAGGTCAAGCCGCACACCAATGGCGAATGCTTCCTGCTGCTGGAAAGCGGAGCGCAGGTGAAGGTTTCACGCAGCTACCGCGATGTTGTTGCGCGTTTCGTGCATTGA